Below is a genomic region from Eupeodes corollae chromosome 1, idEupCoro1.1, whole genome shotgun sequence.
tatcttttcaaaaatttaagatatatgctttgaattaatttcattttataaaaaaatttgttttcaacatttagttattttttttataaaaatctaactgtcggttttttcacaaaaaattaaaatctacaagaaaagtacgaacaattggtaaaaatttgtattcggttctcgatatctctcaatttaatttcattcatccaatttgtatttgcttatgtaagaaataaaaactttgaagaaattggtaaaaattgtttaacaacttaaaatctcgttaacaaaaatagattttgaaatcaaactatttcatcatatgcaaattattgttggttatttaaaattttttagaatagtttaacttataacttttttttacacatTACGAAAACTGACAAACCTttaaagcaagataaatcgacagacggggtgggaagttatcagcgtgggtcgatttcagcctcttttttttaatttaaattgaagaatacaattaaaatcaaaagcCCTCTTATAAagataaagggtgtcccaaaattaacgcaagatttgaatttgccgccatttgtgcagtgaagtgttggcaaccctgaaaaaaagcaatttgacagctaacagtatagggttattaaaaatggagcgttacacgatagaacaacgtttcttcattattaaagaatatttcaaaaatagtgaaagcttggcggctgcagtagaaaatttcatacaaaatatggtcggaatagtgttttaacttcgtcaactgtgaagagattaattgaaaaattcatggagactggatccgttagagacgccaaacacactggtcgtccaaaaacaagccgttcaaatgtgaatgtcgaagcagtgcgtgagagtgttgctgacaatctaggaacctcaattcgacgtcgtggacaataattgcaaatttcaagaacctctctacagcgtatactcaccaaagatctgtgtcttcatgcttacaaaattcaattaacacaacaattgaagcctaatgaccatggacagagaagagagttcgttgactggattattgaacatcaacaaatggaccctgatttttcgagcaaaatcatcctaagcgatgaagcacattttcatcttgatggctttgtcaatcgccaaaattgctgcatttggggttcggagaacccacatgtgattgtcgaaaaacaaatgcatccacaacgcgtgactgtatggtgtggattttgggctggaggcataattgggccatatttttttgaaaatgatgctggtcaagcagtgactattactggtgctcgatatcgcgacatgattccacagttctttctgccaaaattggatgatattgatgtgtccaatatgtggtttcaacaagacggtgccacatgtcatacagcccgtgaaacaattcaattactgcatgagacatttccaggtcgtgtactctctcgtttcggtgatcaaaattggcctcctagatcgtgcgatttaacaccattagacttctttttatggagttatttgaaatcacaagtctatgtcaacaagctcacaaccacccgtgcattaaaggaggagattcaacgatgcatcaacgaaattcagccacatttatacagaatggtcatggaaaatttcaacaaaagagtgcgcatttgcatgcaaagccgtggaggccatttgtccgatgagttattccatacataaccctatcctatgtactttacgagtcaataaaatataactatcaaaagactaaaaacggcgttttctatttaattcaaatcttgcgttaattttggtaCACCCTTTATATATCCCCGCTAGCCATCTTGGTTTGCTTACAAGTTTAGCCGGAAATCAGATATTTTTCCCCTAAATTATGACATTTCCCCTAAAACTCAGTAATTAATTCTATGTTTATGAAGTATTTCTATTTGATTTGAGGAACCAAATCGAAATTTTCCTTTTATTCAGTTCTCAAAGTTACGAAGCCTCCCAGCTACATTTTCGCAAGATTCACGCTTGAACTTAAACCACAACTATCAATCGTCTTTAAACctcatttttttgttgcttcttaACTGAACTAAAATATATGAGAGTACGAAATAAACTGCATACATTTAGGTACTCCTATAAATTCGCCATTTCTCATATTATTTAGCAAATGCAGCAACCATCGGCAGCGAACCAACCGAATCATCGTCATAATTTATTCTGAGCTTTTTTTCGCTGAGTATTCAGTTCAATTTCATCGTTCATACGTTTCGGTCGTGTCGGTAGCTCGCGGTGTCTCCGTATCGTGGCTCGCGGTGTCTGTCgtgataaaaatatttattttagtgttcaaattttaatattcagtgTTAAATTAATGCAATTATAAGTTGTTAAATAAGTGTAGacaattaattaataagaaaatgtgttttttaattacCTAAAGCTTtgttcttgtgttttgttttttggttttgtagTACCGTTGCTTCTTTCGTTGTGTTCGTTTCGTTCGTTTCGGTCGTTGAGAAAAGGTGTCGTTaagttgaaatttgaatttaaattggtGCGTTAAAAGTGTTTAATCAATCAGTCAGtaagtgaaattgtttttataaatgtgtGTTACCTTTAATATttggtaattgtttttttttttacggtaAAAAGAATTGTAAATTGTTGAGAATGTGTTATTAATAGATGTGTTCAGTAAATTTCTCCTTTCacctttaaattttaagattaaatttgaATGTAATAATAATGAACGGGTATGAAAGTACATTGatgatgcatttaaaaaaacggcaagttttatttttttatttatcaaaaataacttataaaaattaatttatttatttatatacatagaaGGCATCAGAACAACACGACCATGATGTTGTGTGAATATTATTGATTGGTCTtagatttaattattaaaaagttataattatACTTGGTGCCGAACCTGGGACTTTTGCCGCGCAAGTCAAATTCAATTTTGGTgcccaaacttaaaaaaacgaaaatcttacaaattattatttaaacgtTTTACTTAATACATTTCAAggacattcaataaaataatttttcaaaatattgacattaaAGTGGTGCTCTTCGcgatttaatttttgcaaatctTGTagcaatttcttcttcttcaatacGATTCAGCATGTTTTTCAATGGAAATTGTTACCAAGGCTGTTAACCGCTCTTCAGTCATAGTTGAGcgtaaatataattttcttacttTAAGTTTTCAATAACTAGCTTTCTCTGTTGCAACATTTACAGGAAACGTATGGAAACGCAGTTGGTACAGTCGATACAATTcaagaaaatagtttgaagctaaataattttaaaatgacagcGGTTTAAAATCAGATTATGAAGGGTTTTTCAAGAAGGgcggtagatgttgaaatggaataaaacaagctgtctGTGAGATAATACACCCCTGAGACTGAGAGAGATAACCTTagcctcaaatcgttcatgcaaaatgtcaaacgTGGTGTTTGCTGTCTGGCACGTAGCGTCTACCGTCCTGCTGGAACGACAAGTCGTCTAGGTCCACATGGTTCAATTTTGGCCATAATAAATTaggcgcatgtatgccattaagtgtggaatatgacattaTTCAAAAGCCCGCCTctgcttcttacggtggcacggatccgagtggaTCAATTTTCAACAACTCTTCCTCATAGATCCGACTGAATTTGatcgatggcctgtgttatgttcaggTCAAATCGCATTACCTTCGTGGCTAATTCACATCTTACCTGGTATAGATAACCTTACctaaatcgttcatgcaaaatgtcaatcgtggcgtttgctgtgtggcacgctCGTAGCTCCGTCCTGCccgaaccacatgtcgtctaggttaatatggttcaatttgggccataagaaattagttatcatctttGTGTAGCGCGCTGTTGACGCCTTACTAACgacgttttgaaaaaagtgggGACCGATTACaccgccggcccaaaatccatactaaacggtaactttttaaggatgcattatcacctggtgaagcTCCCTtcggttggtgtcgtcccattttacttgttaacacagccattcatccctCATCAGTTGGATTTTGTACGGCTATAGGCCTAAGTCCCGAAGCAAAATTTgtcaagttgaagtctgcggccgagttcttgtgcacagTGAttaatagactgcctcgggttctggtGTTTACTTTCatggaccgcggcgatgttctcggccgatttTGAGTTCATTGAATTTTACTGAACCAGtagccaaataaagatttctcGGAACGGTTTCCTGAAAGTATTGCAGcaaattattcaaatgttcTAAGCATGTTAAAAAGTCCATTGATTTTGACTGAAGCATTCCTAAAAACTCATTCTAAATAAGCGttgataaaagaaattaaaatatttgtatgcgtTTACCTAGTTGAGTTGCTTTGAAGCTTCTGTGTTGAAGTATTGTTTTAGATATTGCTTTAGATCCAAGAAGACGCATTTATGTTAGGCTTTTCAGTTCTGAATTTGTTCCACCAAAATTGCCGCCCTAGCTGATTGGCGCCCAGGCAACTACCTGTTTTGCCTTAAGGCAGGTTCGGCACCGTTTATACTTATTTCTTctcaaattgaaattgaagatAAATTAGACCATTtctgaaaatgtttgaaatgtCTTTTAAACTCGTTGTGTAACTTCATTGCGCTAGAAGGATCGGACATCGGATGGATCAAGTATTTCGGTTATCTGTTTCTTCTTAAGTTCTATGCAATCGGTGTGTTTAGTTTGACGAGAAATCGGACAATAGGCAAGTATAATATTCACATTCTTCTAATGGGTCGTTAAAAAAATAGtgaagacttaaaaatagagTTTTTCGTACTCTAATAGCGAATAAAGTTATGCATTTTTCTCCGGTTAGAGTTTTGTTGTAAGAAACTCGAAGATGTGTTGCttgattttttcgaagaaagttTTATTCTCTAAGCCAGAATTTTCAAGCTcttcattttcatttgtattGAAAACTTTTCCGATGATTTAAGCGATATAAGGCAGTTCTTTCAAATAGGGATAACGAGTCGTTAATTTTCCTGCAGTATCGGCCGCCTGGTTTGATTTAATAGCAACATGACCTGGGACCGATGCTATTGTTATGTTTTCGTTATTTTGAATAATGCTTCGGATGTAGTTGAGAGTGGAAGAGttatttgttgcatttttattcctgtaaaaatacttaaactgtCGGTGAGGATCATTTTAGTCCACGTTTGTCAATGACGTGACCTCTGCTAGGTAACAACCCCCAGCGTCTGCAAGAATGCATTGAAAAGGATGGTTTCTTCGTGCTGTCAGTTCGATGACTGCATAAGTAGAATTATTATTCCTATAGGATCCGTCGCTTCTTTTCTAAAGGCTTGGATTGGTATTATCCTTACCGCTCTTGTGGATTTTCGGAAGTTGTATCGCTCATTGCTGTATAGATGGTCTCTAAGTTTTTCTGCGAAGATTTTGCACAAGTAATTAACTGTGTacagttatttaattttgagtGCAATGTGTGCAAAGGTGGCTCTATTGGTCATCTCCTCGCCGGCACAAGACCAATGGACCCATTTTCCGCGGGCTTGGCAGGACACCTATTCTTCTCTTGATTGTGAATATAAATCTCCAAAATAAAGGCATTCTTCGTCATCATCttcgctttaaaaaaatgcaattttttcttatttttggtcttttcttttatgtttctaTTTCCTGCATCAGTCTCAGTTAAGCCTTGTACTGCGAATGAGATATAACAACTGCgtttagaaacttttttttgtttttataaggcCATactccagtttttttttaaaccgatTATAGCCATTGAAATTGTAGCCGCTTTCAGACAGACTTGACCAAACAATTTCCCAACTTGATAGTGAGTTACTGTCTTTTCAGGACGTTGTCTAAACCATTTTTTACTTCATCACCGTAATATGAGCTCAAGGGCTTCATAAAGCTTAGTCAAAGGTTACAGGCGATAATCAAAGGTTGCAGGCGATCAGCACAATGTGGTGGAAAAAAGTATATTCCTTTGCTATGTCAATAACTTCGATGCTTTCAACGTAGGAGCAACAAACGGGACACTCTTTCACTGCGCTTGACcactaaataaacttttaaatctatttccaaaaataagtcCATTCTTATCCGAAGCTTCACATTACAATCAGCACCTTAATAATGTGGGGCTCTATTCTCATTCCCTTACGAGGAAAAATAATCATTAGTGGCCTGTACGAGATATCAGCGCTCATGCATATTTCCACTGTGAGAAGCAGTTCTCGTTCTGCTTATGACAGAGATTCAACTTGTTTTCGCCGTTTAGTCTATAAAATTTAGTAAGACTTTGTGACAGTTGTGATCCCAGTCTCATCTACATTGAATACCTATTCTAGCAGATGAAAATCCGTCACTTTTTAAAACCGTGAGAAGGTTAAAACCTTGAGATGCAGACGTTGCTTTTGATTTTCTCAATGCAACAGTtagtgtttctttttaagaaattatcagCCCTATATTTTCAAGCCATTTgtgtatctattttattttggttcTGCAGGCTCAAATTCAAGTTGTCGAAATTCCTTCATGGAAAACCCAAAAACATACGACCCTTAATATCCTTGAGATAGCTGCGTAACTCTTGCTCTTGGGAGACTGAAAATACGGATTTGAAACCCTTTAGTTTTTCTATTACAAGTGGAACTCCATTAATtcgtctttttttaaaaatcctttgcAGATTGCTGCAGGGAATTTCATACTTTTCCAAAGCTgtcttcttgttttgtttgtttttccagCTTCAACAGCTTGTCGTAAATTACTTCATGGCATTGTTGATTATTCGTTATAACATAAAAGCGGACTTCCCAGTATTAACAGAGATCATTTCAAATACGAGGGGTGCCCATTATACCCCGGGAGCCGTATATGCCTCACTTTCCCCAAAACGTacctaaacaaaatgtattatacacatttttaacttttgctgtcagaaattgatctgatttctcaaaaattctcCTTATTGTACTTTGTGAGATGTCTTTAGGAAATGTTTCCTATctgctttaaattttaagataacatttttatgttaCCATATTTAAGtaagattaattttacaaacaattatgTGGAGAAATTCCCCTTCAAACgtaaaattcaaatatcttcGTAAACATGCGTTCTACAAGGCCAAAAGTTGGTAAGCTTTAAAATCGAATGTTTTGTGACCTAGACCACCTAAAAAGCTGAAACTTCAgaatctaggaatcatttcctttctATTATTAGTATAACCAtctttgaaataaagttttttttacaaaaaatttatgagaagaatgaaacctcagtattttttgcccgaTACTAAAAAAAGGAGtctctctaaactgcaccaactatagaggaatcagtctacttaacatcggttacaaaatcttctgtgccgtaatatgtgaacgtctaaaggccatcgtcaaaaacctgataggtccttatcaatgtggttttagaccaggaaagtccaagaacaccaaatcggcacccaccatcttttcaacgatttcaaggtcgcatatgacagcatctacagggacgagctttaTAGagtcaacaatagaggcactatctttaaaaagtctgtccaattactagcatatgctgatgacattgacataatgggaagaactcagcgtaatgtcaatgaagcttttgtgagtattgaggcagaggcggcaaaattgggtttaacggttattgagggcaaaacaaagtaaatgctgTCGCCAAGAAAGGACCTGCAACACCGACTTCTAGGTCAAAACGTCACCGAGACGACCgacgtaattttgaggtagtcaagtaCTTCGTCAGCCTCgcctccgctgtaaacgcagaaaacgaCATCAGCCCTGAgatcaaaagaagaagaactcttgctaaccgctgtttctttgggcttagaaagcaattaagtggtaaagtcctctttcgagggatcaaagtgtcgctatataagacccttatcttccccatcctgctatacggtgcagaagcatggactttgacaaaagcggatgaaagaaccttgggtcgtttcgagagaaaagttttgtgTGTGATCTACGGCCCCGGATGCTTATGCATCGacggggagtggaggagaagataaaaCGACGTTCtatatgggctgtacagcgacgtaaacttagccagaagggtaaaagtccaacgactaagatggcttggtaacgtagagcgcatggaaaccaatgctccggcacggatagtctttgaatccacacccacaggacaatGCAgtatagaggaagaccgcgaatcaggtggcgagcacaagtggaaagtggccTTACCGAACTCGGAGCGGGAaaatggagacatctagctagggacctagctagatagagaagtttgttgggtaaggccctagttcacacaggactgtagcgctaccttaagtaagtaagtatgagGAGAAGTTgaagttcaaacttaaaatacaaatatctcCGTAAGCACTGTTCCTACAGGTCCCAGAGTCGGTATACTTGAATATTGGCGACTTATAGCctataaaaaaatctgaaatttcagaattgtgaCCTGCTGTAAACAGTTAGCTTGGGACCAAGCTAAAAAAGCAGATAAACGTTGGTAAAGTGCATTTATATAAAAGCAAAACACAGaagtgatttcttttatttaaaaatcttacagAGTTATTTACATATTGCActgatttatttctaaaataaaatagaaacgtataaaaatattttaaaataaagcctGGGTGTTCTACAAGTATTTAATACAATCATAATTATGTGCTGTTTTCATAGTTTTCCTTAAAAACTAAAGTCTTACGTCTAAATCAAGGAGTAGTGAGATTTCTAGGCAGCTTCTTTTTTGGTTCGTTTCGAAATGTTACTATCGGAATTCTTTTGCCGAGTTATTTGAGCGTGTGTTCTTCTGCGGCTGTGGACAGGTGATCCTGTGGGTGAAGAATTGCGCTTGGAATTTTTACTCCGCACCGAGTGAGCATGATAGTTGAAAGGTCTCTGAGTTATGGAGACTACTTGTGATGGTGTAGAGCTGGGTGATGGTTGGTGTTGATAGTACTGTTGGtctgtttgttgttgttgatagtCGTCAGCGTCGGTTTGGCCGTCTTCTGTTTGGTAGTTCTCATGGATGGGAATAGCGGTTGGAGGTGGTGCATGGCGCTCAAAAGGTTTAATCGAAGGCAGAGGATATTGGGTTGAGTGGTCCCTATTGTCTAATTCGGAGAAATGGACCTTGGTGTGGGTGCTTCTTGGATTGTTTTCAGTAATTGGGAGTGGTGTATCATCGTATCCCTGGGGTACAACATATACATTTTGATGCCCGTAGTCTGGCGTTTCCATGGCGTAGAAGTACATTGTTTGATAGGCTTGTCCCGCTCCAGGAGCATGAGCTGATTGATGGCCCGGGTCAACTGGCATATAGTAATACTGCTGAGGTTGTTCGCCATGAGCTTCTTCAGTGGCATACTGCTGCTCAACAACTTGGTGGGTCTCTTGTTGCCTGCCCTTGAAGCTTTGATACACATCATCAATGGCTGGGTAATGCTGTTCTGCATACCCATAGTTAGGTTGTTCTACCGCTGGCGCTGGTTGTTGGTgctgttgtggttgttgttCGTAGTGGACTTCTTGAGGTTGCTCCTGAACTTGTTCATAAGAATGATATTGCTGTTCttgttgctgttgatgttgctgttgttgctgctgttgtttctgATGCTCTGCTTCTTCTAGAATTTTAAGGTATTGGGCAGCACGTATTTCCAAATATTGCTGCAGAAGACTCTGTAAGTGGGTTGCGTATTTGGTGGGTCCAGGAATTCGAAGAACAATAACAGGCTCATTGTATTGATGATAACCATGACCTTGGTCACCACCTTGTATTTGACCAATTGCCTGCTCTTGTCCATGGCCATTGGCTTGAACATCTTCCTGTTGGTGATAATCATGTGGTCCGAGGTCAGCTTGTGACCCAACAAATGGAGCTTTGGTGTCATAACCCCCATTTCCATTCTGCTTTAATTCATACGAATAAGATGGAATGATAGATATAGTGGattgttcttcttctttgatGTGATATCCTGGCGCCGAAGCTGGAATGTCATGCTGTGAGTATGGATAGAACCTAAACGTAGGTTTGGGGTATTCATAGCCACTGCCACCTGATTCTTGACCATTGTAGTATCCATAACTAAAGAAGTAAACATTAgtaacaaatgaaaatatttaaaaaaatattagtcaTACCCCAAATCACCTTCTACGGTGCGCTTGGAATTCTTGGCAGTTGAATTGTCTCGTTCGACTTTAATTTTGATCTTATCCCCATGCAACTTAAACTGTTTATCTAGTTCTTTGATAAACTCTAAATCATCAACTGGTAGATCTTTGAAAGACTCTATTGGAGATTTGATGATCGGTGACtttgttggtttcttcttcAGGGATGTAACTTTTTTTGGATATATTTTTTCGGGAGACTTTTCAAGTAATTTTTCTGTGTCCTTATCTAATGATTTCAGAGCTCCTGAAACTAAACTTATCAGAAGTAAAGTATTTATctgaaagtgaaaaaataaaactgttataaataaagaatcagtgaaattaaaaaattggatttatttgtaaagttttaatttcaatagcTGGGTATTTGAGAAggtttcacttttgaagctgtcaccttttgacatttgacaggttaaatttaaacttttactaAGTCCCAagtcaaaacaattgtttgtcgACTTCGTAAAGCATCGCTTGGAGAAATTTAAAACTGTTGGAAtaagttttgaacaaaaaacacaagCCTGTTGATCATCAGTTCGCTAATTGAGTAATGAGACGCCTTTTCAGCTTAGCTAAGTTTCATTAACCTAGTTGCACTTTCAATCATACTTGCCTGTTTGCATACTTTTGATATATATACAGCTTACTAAAGAAGTTGAGGGTCCTTCACTTCAAGTAGAAGCTCATATTCTACCAAATTTAGGTGAGGTCGGCTGTAAAAAATACTAAGACCCTGGGAGCCGAAGGCATATCAACCAAGCTATTTCAACTAGGCTGATGGACACCTTTACAaccaacaattcaaaaaataatagtgAACGTATGGGAGGATTGGGAGCTAGACAATTCCCGGAAAGGTATCATCTGCCCGTGCACAATATAGGAGATATCACAATATCCAGGAACTATAGAGGTATCACGTTCCTGCGTTCCGCCTATATCTTACAAGAACAGATAGCTTTACTTACTAAAGGTAGAGTCTGGGACAgacctgggtctcaaccaacatgcgtctcgaGCCCGCTCGGTccccagctagatgtctccagttttacACTCCAAGtgggttgaggtcctctcccatctGCGTGCACAACCTGAGTTTCGGTCTTCCTaaactgcgccgtccctcgcaATTGGATTCCAATTTCTTCCCTGATGAAGCGTTGATTatcattcgctctacatgacccggctatctgtacagcctgtacagttcgtcgttgtgtcttctcctccactttccatctatgcagacgggaccaaaaatcacccgaagaatttcactctcgaagcattctaagTAACTCATCTTTCTCTGTCATTGTCAAGGCATATTCGCACAGGGATGATAAGcttcttatagatggtgacttAAGATGCTGAAGGGAGGACTTTACTagtcaattgccttctaagtctaaagaagtagcgatttgcaagagttgttcttcgtttcgctggtgtcgttgtctgtgtttatgaCGGTGCCTAgaaagacaaagtccttaacaacctcgaagttatagctgtccatggtgacgtccaagacgttgttgttcaatgtccttttttgatgacaacatataCTTTGTCTTTCCCTCATTgaacactaaacccatcttgttcgcttccgtcgcaatgctcaaaaacgctccactgacatcacgctttgatcttccaattatgtcaatctgcgtatccgagtaattggatggacctttggaagattgtgcctctagtgttgacgcttgagttttgcacaattctttccgaaacgatattgaagaagtcgcatgacagtgcatcaccttgtctaaaacgttttttgacatcaaatgcatcggtgagatcttttccgaccttgatagagcagcgtgcattctccatcgacattctgcacaaacggataagtttgacagggatgccaaaactagacatagagGTCTTCCCTaaggatgctgtcatacgcggctttaaaatcgataaagagatggtgggtatcgatttgaagctcctgggtttttttcaagatctcccgtaatgtaaatatttggtgtatagtggactttcctggcctgaagctacactgataaggacttatcaggtttttgacgaatggcttcagacgttcaaaCAATGCGGCAGAAGCGAGCATGCTACTCTACTACTACCCCTTACCAAGTTAtcgtctgctgctttgaataattcagcggcgatgccgtcagctccaacaGCTTGTCTGGACTTCAGttactatatatgtatgtaccttcaTTCGTCGAGGTCAGGTGGGCGGAATTCCTGTTTGACGTGTCACCTAAATTGAGTGGTTATAAATTCCTTACATCGGAACTCGATTCGTCATAGCCGTTACTTAATTTCGAAATGTGggttttccatattctcaacatagacttaGAACCGTTGTCTAAGATGTTCCggtgatcgtctttacaggcttcggttcgtggctgatacccttgggaggttttttcttaccttttgataaaatttacgaaTCCATTCCTGTGGTGTCATcgctctatctcctcgatcgcgcgcttcttatgCTCCATTTTTtctatctaagaagccggtgttgcTCTTTCCTCTTCTGCTTTTAGAGCTAGCGAGCAGCGCCGTTTTGCATGCCTGTTGCTTTGTTGCGTGCGCTTGCCAGCATTCCAAACCAAGGGTTTTGCTGTGGTAGCAGTATGAAGGCTAGCAATTCacaggcggcatctctgatggctgcaaggcaatgttttTCAATGCCTAATGCAGGCAGCAGGACTtctaaagaggttattagagaactcgatcggaaaaggacatggcagcctgttgtgattgtagccgtctaacgtcgacacttctcacagtacttaatggttttggcttggattgggatatccgtagccttaccttggctacaacgaggtagtggtccgagtcaatgttggcccctcggaatgttcggacatcctgttTACTGGAGAATTGTCGTGCgttgatcgcaatgtggtcaatctggtagaCAGTTGATAGTTCCGGAGGTTTCCATGTCCACTTgaggatattgagatgtgtgaactgcgtaataactaccagaacgtctcgttCCGCAGAGTAAGCGATcagtctgaatccgttgtcgaaatTGGTATCGTGCCGGCTCTATTTCCCGTTTaaaccaccaaagatgtcttttcttcctagcttggcgttaaaatctcctataACAGTTATTTTGGCCTTGCAGCAGCTTAAGGCTTCCTACAACTGTTCAGCT
It encodes:
- the LOC129939076 gene encoding putative uncharacterized protein DDB_G0268364 yields the protein MKQWIFVINTLLLISLVSGALKSLDKDTEKLLEKSPEKIYPKKVTSLKKKPTKSPIIKSPIESFKDLPVDDLEFIKELDKQFKLHGDKIKIKVERDNSTAKNSKRTVEGDLGYGYYNGQESGGSGYEYPKPTFRFYPYSQHDIPASAPGYHIKEEEQSTISIIPSYSYELKQNGNGGYDTKAPFVGSQADLGPHDYHQQEDVQANGHGQEQAIGQIQGGDQGHGYHQYNEPVIVLRIPGPTKYATHLQSLLQQYLEIRAAQYLKILEEAEHQKQQQQQQQHQQQQEQQYHSYEQVQEQPQEVHYEQQPQQHQQPAPAVEQPNYGYAEQHYPAIDDVYQSFKGRQQETHQVVEQQYATEEAHGEQPQQYYYMPVDPGHQSAHAPGAGQAYQTMYFYAMETPDYGHQNVYVVPQGYDDTPLPITENNPRSTHTKVHFSELDNRDHSTQYPLPSIKPFERHAPPPTAIPIHENYQTEDGQTDADDYQQQQTDQQYYQHQPSPSSTPSQVVSITQRPFNYHAHSVRSKNSKRNSSPTGSPVHSRRRTHAQITRQKNSDSNISKRTKKEAA